A region of Micromonospora sp. WMMD882 DNA encodes the following proteins:
- a CDS encoding NUDIX domain-containing protein, whose translation MIPRSRATARAVGYRTFYRLPVGLRRRLVRLAVPKYIVGAVTLVRDAEADGAGRLLLLRQPPGHSWTLPAGLLQRGESPVVGAARELAEESGVRLSPDRLRPAVPNAIVHAKGWVDVVFETEVPASTTALVVDGAEVFEAAWHPLDDLPRLSRATARLLGYYGIGPLAGQLPEAGPTT comes from the coding sequence ATGATCCCCCGTTCCCGCGCCACCGCTCGGGCCGTCGGTTACCGGACGTTCTACCGGCTGCCGGTGGGCCTGCGCCGACGGCTCGTCCGGCTCGCCGTCCCGAAGTACATCGTCGGCGCGGTGACCCTCGTGCGGGACGCCGAGGCGGACGGGGCCGGACGGCTGCTGCTGCTGCGCCAGCCGCCCGGCCACAGTTGGACCCTCCCCGCCGGCCTGCTGCAGCGCGGCGAGTCGCCGGTGGTGGGCGCGGCCCGGGAGCTGGCCGAGGAGTCCGGCGTCCGGCTCTCCCCCGACCGGCTGCGCCCGGCCGTGCCGAACGCCATCGTGCACGCGAAGGGCTGGGTCGACGTGGTCTTCGAGACGGAGGTGCCGGCCTCGACCACCGCGCTGGTGGTCGACGGCGCGGAGGTCTTCGAAGCCGCCTGGCACCCGCTGGACGACCTGCCCCGGCTGAGCCGGGCCACCGCCCGCCTGCTCGGCTACTACGGCATCGGTCCGCTCGCCGGGCAGCTCCCCGAGGCCGGGCCGACGACGTGA
- a CDS encoding cytochrome c gives MTSDNDRRRGLLARLRRERSAAPSRGRRRLGAAVRLIAALMLAGGAYTAFAPGAQAQDNPPLTGAAAEGKALFDVSCVTCHGRNAQGVEGRGPSLVGVGAASVEFQVGSGRMPMARQEAQAERKTPVFTDEQTRQLAQYVQELGGGPVVPDGDLRADANLATGGELFRINCSQCHAFGGGGGALSSGKYAPSLHPATDRQIYAAMLSGPQNMPVFGDNQITPEQKADIIAYIQETLKNDQDPGGFNLGRYGPSTEALVVFLVGIVALVFASLWIAGKS, from the coding sequence ATGACTTCTGACAACGACCGCCGACGCGGCCTGCTCGCGCGGCTGCGCCGCGAGCGGTCCGCGGCGCCCAGCAGGGGCCGCCGCCGGCTGGGCGCCGCGGTCCGGCTGATCGCCGCGCTCATGCTGGCCGGCGGCGCCTACACCGCCTTCGCCCCGGGCGCCCAGGCGCAGGACAATCCGCCGCTCACCGGCGCCGCCGCCGAGGGCAAGGCGCTGTTCGACGTGAGCTGTGTGACCTGTCACGGCCGTAACGCGCAGGGGGTCGAGGGGCGCGGGCCGAGCCTCGTCGGCGTCGGCGCGGCCTCGGTCGAGTTCCAGGTCGGCTCGGGCCGGATGCCGATGGCCCGGCAGGAGGCGCAGGCGGAGCGGAAGACCCCGGTCTTCACCGACGAGCAGACCCGTCAGCTCGCCCAGTACGTCCAGGAGCTCGGCGGCGGCCCGGTGGTCCCGGACGGGGACCTCCGCGCGGACGCCAACCTCGCCACCGGTGGCGAGCTGTTCCGGATCAACTGCTCCCAGTGCCACGCCTTCGGCGGTGGCGGCGGCGCGCTGTCCTCCGGCAAGTACGCCCCGAGCCTGCACCCCGCCACCGACCGGCAGATCTACGCCGCGATGCTCAGCGGCCCACAGAACATGCCGGTGTTCGGCGACAACCAGATCACTCCGGAGCAGAAGGCGGACATCATCGCCTACATCCAGGAGACCCTGAAGAACGACCAGGACCCGGGCGGGTTCAACCTGGGACGGTACGGCCCCTCCACCGAGGCCCTGGTCGTCTTCCTGGTCGGCATCGTCGCGCTCGTCTTCGCCTCCCTGTGGATCGCGGGCAAGTCGTGA
- the trpD gene encoding anthranilate phosphoribosyltransferase, translated as MGDRTWPHLLASLLRGAELSTADTAWAMSEIMSGAATPVQIASFAVGLRAKGETPTEVIGLVEAMLGNAVPVDLPADVRDTALDVVGTGGDLAHTVNISTMAALVVAGAGVRVVKHGNRAASSSCGTADLLEFLGVPLDLDPEQVVRCVTEAGIGFCFAGRFHPGMRHAGPVRREIGVPTFFNFLGPLSNPARPRAGAVGCFDTRMAPVMAAVFAARGDSVLVMRGEDGLDEFSTAAPTRFWVAQGGAVRETLLDSTDLGVPRATLADLRGADAPYNADIARRVLAGEHGPVRDAVLVNAAAALATQGPLDGDLRTAVRAGLDRAAESIDSGAAARALDGWIEVARSV; from the coding sequence ATGGGCGATCGGACCTGGCCGCACCTGCTCGCCTCGCTGCTGCGCGGCGCGGAGCTCTCCACCGCCGACACCGCGTGGGCGATGAGCGAGATCATGTCGGGCGCGGCCACCCCCGTGCAGATCGCCAGCTTCGCCGTCGGGCTGCGCGCCAAGGGTGAGACGCCGACCGAGGTGATCGGTCTGGTCGAGGCGATGCTCGGCAACGCCGTCCCGGTCGACCTGCCGGCGGACGTCCGGGACACCGCGCTGGACGTGGTCGGCACCGGCGGCGACCTGGCCCACACGGTCAACATCTCCACCATGGCCGCGCTGGTCGTGGCCGGCGCGGGCGTCCGCGTGGTCAAGCACGGCAACCGCGCCGCCTCGTCCTCCTGCGGCACGGCCGACCTGCTGGAGTTCCTCGGCGTGCCGCTCGACCTCGACCCGGAGCAGGTGGTCCGCTGTGTGACCGAGGCCGGCATCGGGTTCTGCTTCGCCGGGCGCTTCCACCCCGGCATGCGCCACGCCGGCCCGGTCCGCCGCGAGATCGGCGTGCCCACCTTCTTCAACTTCCTCGGCCCGCTGAGCAACCCGGCCCGCCCCCGCGCGGGCGCGGTGGGCTGCTTCGACACCCGGATGGCCCCGGTGATGGCGGCCGTCTTCGCCGCCCGCGGCGACTCGGTGCTGGTGATGCGGGGTGAGGACGGGCTGGACGAGTTCAGCACCGCGGCGCCCACCCGCTTCTGGGTGGCCCAGGGCGGCGCCGTACGGGAGACGCTGCTCGACTCGACCGACCTCGGGGTGCCCCGGGCCACCCTGGCCGACCTGCGCGGCGCGGACGCGCCGTACAACGCCGACATCGCCCGGCGGGTGCTGGCCGGCGAGCACGGGCCGGTCCGGGACGCCGTCCTGGTCAACGCCGCCGCCGCGCTCGCCACCCAGGGCCCGCTCGACGGGGACCTGCGCACGGCGGTGCGCGCCGGCCTGGACCGGGCCGCCGAGTCGATCGACTCCGGCGCGGCGGCCCGCGCTCTCGACGGCTGGATCGAGGTCGCCCGCTCGGTCTGA
- a CDS encoding Rieske 2Fe-2S domain-containing protein codes for MSTHTQNPARKPIDVGDPELTRFDIVQEGLRRDDIEIVHYEPQFVPGSKAERRTTRLVASFFLLTGLAATAFLVVYIWWPWEYRPGSSGYNYYTPLLGVTLGVALLGIGFGILTWGKKLLPKEVAIQDRHEGEVDAEGRRITGQTMLYVADELGVKRRPLLGISLLAGLAPVGAIAAAPLVGGLIKQPHENNQMFVTGFHPGEGGERIRLVREDGRPVRPADVSAGGQITVFPGIADGVSNRHADSVTLLIHLRESDAQEARAANERVGHGGYMWGNYAAYSKICTHAGCPASLYEQQTNRLLCPCHQSQFLITDNARPIFGPASRRLPQLPIEVDDEGFFVAKSDYTETVGPDFWERP; via the coding sequence ATGAGCACCCACACCCAGAACCCGGCCCGCAAGCCGATCGACGTCGGCGACCCCGAGCTGACCCGGTTCGACATCGTCCAGGAGGGCCTGCGCCGGGACGACATCGAGATCGTCCACTACGAGCCGCAGTTCGTCCCGGGCAGCAAGGCCGAACGGCGGACGACCCGGCTGGTCGCCTCGTTCTTCCTGCTCACCGGGCTGGCCGCGACCGCCTTCCTGGTCGTCTACATCTGGTGGCCCTGGGAGTACCGGCCCGGCAGCAGCGGCTACAACTACTACACCCCGCTGCTCGGCGTGACCCTGGGCGTGGCCCTGCTCGGCATCGGCTTCGGCATCCTCACCTGGGGCAAGAAGCTGCTGCCCAAGGAGGTCGCCATCCAGGACCGGCACGAGGGCGAGGTGGACGCCGAGGGTCGCCGGATCACCGGGCAGACCATGCTCTACGTCGCCGACGAGCTGGGCGTGAAGCGCCGTCCGCTGCTCGGCATCTCGTTGCTGGCGGGCCTGGCCCCGGTCGGCGCGATCGCCGCGGCCCCGCTGGTCGGCGGTCTGATCAAGCAGCCGCACGAGAACAACCAGATGTTCGTCACCGGCTTCCACCCCGGCGAGGGCGGCGAGCGGATCCGGCTGGTCCGCGAGGACGGCCGTCCGGTCCGCCCGGCCGACGTCAGCGCCGGCGGTCAGATCACCGTCTTCCCCGGCATCGCCGATGGCGTCAGCAACCGGCACGCCGACTCGGTGACCCTGCTGATCCACCTGCGCGAGTCCGACGCCCAGGAGGCCCGCGCGGCCAACGAGCGGGTCGGGCACGGCGGCTACATGTGGGGCAACTACGCCGCGTACTCCAAGATCTGCACGCACGCGGGCTGCCCGGCCAGCCTCTACGAGCAGCAGACCAACCGGCTGCTCTGCCCCTGCCACCAGTCGCAGTTCCTGATCACCGACAACGCCCGGCCCATCTTCGGCCCGGCCAGCCGGCGTCTGCCCCAGCTGCCCATCGAGGTGGACGACGAGGGCTTCTTCGTGGCAAAGTCCGACTACACCGAGACCGTCGGGCCCGACTTCTGGGAGCGGCCATGA
- a CDS encoding ubiquinol-cytochrome c reductase cytochrome b subunit: MKRRKFDVAAVPGKAAVGVDDRFAVSTPLRRVLNKVFPDHWSFLLGEIALFSFIVLLLTGVFLTFFFEPAMTEVIYNGSYAPLRGTPMSAAYASSLDISFDVRGGLIMRQMHHWSALLFMAAIVVHMLRVFFTGAFRKPRETNWIIGSLLFWIGFLAGFTGYSLPDDGLSGTGLRIASAIMLSIPVIGSWVTSSIFGGEFPGEIIISRFYIAHVLLIPGLLLALIGVHVGLVFKQKHTQWPGPGRTNDNVVGERMFPRYVLKQGGFFMVVFGVIALLGGLFQINPIWLFGPYEAWVVSAASQPDWYVMMLDGSTRLMPAWEINIPIGDGYVIPPLFWPTVVLPGILVGLSTLYPFVEARQLKDYRAHNLLQRPRDVPNRSGLGAMAIAFFLVLTLSGANDVIADKFQISLNAMTWAGRIGLLILPPLAYYVTYRICLGLQQHDREVLAHGVETGIIRRLPDGRFVEVHQPLSAADGHGDGHGELEYVGWVVPKKMNRLGALGPAIKGFFYPIEKPVEAPVSPGHPPVEPRPEREEIGSGPSRH, translated from the coding sequence ATGAAGCGCCGAAAGTTTGACGTAGCAGCGGTGCCCGGCAAGGCCGCCGTCGGGGTCGACGACCGGTTCGCCGTGTCGACGCCGCTGCGCCGGGTGCTCAACAAGGTCTTCCCCGACCACTGGTCGTTCCTGCTGGGCGAGATCGCGCTCTTCTCGTTCATCGTCCTGCTGCTGACCGGTGTCTTCCTGACCTTCTTCTTCGAGCCGGCGATGACCGAGGTCATCTACAACGGCAGCTACGCCCCGCTGCGGGGCACGCCGATGTCCGCCGCGTACGCCTCCAGCCTGGACATCTCGTTCGACGTCCGGGGCGGCCTGATCATGCGGCAGATGCACCACTGGTCGGCGCTGCTGTTCATGGCGGCGATCGTGGTGCACATGCTCCGGGTCTTCTTCACCGGCGCGTTCCGCAAGCCGCGGGAGACCAACTGGATCATCGGTTCGCTGCTGTTCTGGATCGGCTTCCTGGCCGGTTTCACCGGCTACTCGCTGCCGGACGACGGTCTCTCCGGCACCGGCCTGCGGATCGCCTCGGCGATCATGCTCTCCATCCCGGTGATCGGCTCCTGGGTCACCTCGTCGATCTTCGGCGGCGAGTTCCCGGGCGAGATCATCATCAGCCGCTTCTACATCGCCCACGTGCTGCTCATCCCGGGTCTGCTGCTGGCCCTGATCGGGGTGCACGTCGGTCTGGTCTTCAAGCAGAAGCACACCCAGTGGCCCGGCCCCGGCCGGACCAACGACAACGTGGTCGGCGAGCGGATGTTCCCGCGCTACGTGCTCAAGCAGGGCGGCTTCTTCATGGTCGTCTTCGGCGTCATCGCGCTGCTGGGCGGTCTGTTCCAGATCAACCCGATCTGGCTCTTCGGCCCGTACGAGGCGTGGGTGGTGTCGGCGGCGAGCCAGCCCGACTGGTACGTCATGATGCTCGACGGCTCGACCCGACTCATGCCGGCCTGGGAGATCAACATCCCGATCGGAGACGGGTACGTCATCCCACCGCTGTTCTGGCCGACCGTGGTGCTGCCCGGCATCTTGGTGGGGCTGTCGACGCTCTATCCGTTCGTCGAGGCCCGACAGCTCAAGGACTACCGCGCGCACAACCTGCTCCAGCGCCCGCGTGACGTCCCGAACCGCAGCGGCCTGGGCGCGATGGCCATCGCCTTCTTCCTGGTCCTGACGCTCTCCGGGGCAAACGACGTGATCGCGGACAAGTTCCAGATCAGCCTGAACGCGATGACCTGGGCCGGCCGGATCGGCCTGCTGATCCTGCCCCCGCTGGCCTACTACGTGACGTACCGGATCTGTCTCGGGCTCCAGCAGCACGACCGGGAGGTCCTGGCGCACGGCGTGGAGACCGGCATCATCCGGCGGCTGCCGGACGGCCGGTTCGTCGAGGTGCACCAGCCGCTCAGCGCGGCGGACGGGCACGGCGACGGCCACGGCGAGCTGGAGTACGTCGGCTGGGTGGTGCCCAAGAAGATGAACCGGCTCGGCGCGCTCGGCCCGGCCATCAAGGGCTTCTTCTACCCGATCGAGAAGCCGGTCGAGGCGCCGGTCTCGCCGGGGCATCCTCCGGTGGAGCCCCGCCCCGAGCGGGAGGAGATCGGCAGCGGCCCGAGCCGCCACTGA
- a CDS encoding cytochrome c oxidase assembly protein — MLHLDPTFTTSPASGAGARLAAAPPPFEVTRVVTEARLDSWLTLGLVLAAGLYLYGTHRLRLRGDRWPVARTVFFLGPGLGGIALVTLSGLGAYDTALLSVHMVQHMVLSMVSPIFLALGAPVTLALRTLPKAPRRRLLAVVHSRIARIYTFPLVAFTIFVVNPFVLYFTDLYRYTLEHGWAHELVHAHFIMTGCVFFWPLLGLDPLPGRWPYPARALLMLLSVPFHTVLGLTIMQSTTLFGGDWYPSLGLSWSDPHDDQVVAGGILWAGGEFVSITMLAVLVAQWVRQSEREARRVDRDLDRQEAREARERAAGTPA; from the coding sequence GTGCTGCACCTCGACCCGACGTTCACCACCAGCCCGGCGAGCGGGGCCGGCGCCCGGCTCGCCGCCGCGCCGCCGCCGTTCGAGGTCACCCGGGTCGTCACCGAGGCCCGGCTGGACTCCTGGTTGACCCTCGGCCTGGTGCTGGCCGCCGGGCTGTACCTCTACGGAACGCACCGGCTGCGGCTGCGCGGCGACCGCTGGCCGGTCGCCCGGACGGTCTTCTTCCTCGGCCCGGGGCTGGGCGGCATCGCCCTGGTCACGCTCAGCGGACTGGGCGCGTACGACACCGCGCTGCTGTCGGTGCACATGGTCCAGCACATGGTGCTCTCCATGGTGTCGCCGATCTTCCTGGCGCTCGGCGCGCCGGTCACCCTCGCGCTGCGCACCCTGCCGAAGGCGCCCCGCCGACGACTGCTGGCGGTGGTGCACAGCCGGATCGCCCGGATCTACACGTTCCCCCTGGTCGCCTTCACGATCTTCGTGGTGAACCCGTTCGTGCTGTACTTCACCGACCTCTACCGGTACACCCTCGAACACGGGTGGGCCCACGAGCTGGTGCACGCCCACTTCATCATGACCGGCTGCGTGTTCTTCTGGCCGCTGCTCGGCCTGGACCCGCTCCCCGGCCGCTGGCCGTACCCGGCCCGGGCGCTGCTGATGCTGCTCTCCGTGCCGTTCCACACGGTGCTCGGCCTGACCATCATGCAGAGCACCACCCTGTTCGGCGGCGACTGGTACCCCTCGCTCGGGCTGAGCTGGTCCGACCCCCACGACGACCAGGTCGTCGCCGGCGGCATCCTCTGGGCCGGCGGCGAGTTCGTCAGCATCACCATGCTGGCCGTGCTGGTGGCGCAGTGGGTCCGCCAGTCCGAGCGGGAGGCCCGCCGGGTCGACCGGGACCTCGACCGTCAGGAGGCCCGCGAGGCCCGGGAACGCGCCGCCGGCACGCCGGCCTGA
- a CDS encoding sugar phosphate nucleotidyltransferase, which produces MSGGAPPDVCAVVLAAGEGTRLRPLTARLPKALCPVGNVPLLDRALTRVAGLGLSGPGQVAVNACYLGDQVVDHVGSRAHLSVEPGDPLGTAGGVGNLRTWIAGRGVLVGNADAYLAAPDAAPGPDIAALLDGWNGETVRLLGQPAPDPTEPGTFGGHRFVGFSLLPWRLVRDLPPTFGDLVRAVWRPAEAAGALEVTAFRGVFYDTGTPRDYLAANLHAAAGGCLVAPDATVTGRCRETVVGAGAVVAGDTVRTVVWPGATVRPDESLHDTIRAGADLTVPA; this is translated from the coding sequence GTGAGCGGCGGCGCCCCGCCGGACGTCTGTGCCGTCGTCCTCGCCGCCGGTGAGGGCACCCGGCTGCGCCCGCTGACCGCGCGGCTGCCCAAGGCGCTCTGCCCGGTGGGCAACGTCCCTCTGCTGGACCGGGCGCTGACCCGGGTCGCCGGGCTCGGGTTGAGCGGCCCCGGGCAGGTCGCGGTGAACGCCTGCTACCTGGGCGACCAGGTGGTCGACCACGTCGGGTCCCGCGCCCACCTCTCCGTCGAGCCGGGCGACCCGCTGGGTACGGCCGGCGGCGTCGGCAACCTGCGAACCTGGATCGCCGGCCGGGGAGTGCTGGTCGGTAACGCCGACGCCTACCTGGCCGCCCCGGACGCCGCCCCCGGGCCCGACATCGCGGCGCTGCTCGACGGCTGGAACGGCGAGACGGTACGCCTGCTCGGCCAGCCTGCCCCGGACCCGACCGAGCCGGGCACGTTCGGCGGGCACCGGTTCGTCGGCTTCTCCCTGCTGCCGTGGCGGCTGGTCCGTGACCTGCCGCCGACCTTCGGCGACCTGGTCCGGGCGGTCTGGCGGCCGGCCGAGGCGGCCGGGGCGCTGGAGGTGACGGCGTTCCGCGGCGTCTTCTACGACACCGGCACCCCCCGCGACTACCTCGCCGCGAACCTGCACGCCGCCGCGGGCGGCTGCCTGGTCGCCCCGGACGCCACGGTGACCGGCCGGTGCCGGGAGACCGTGGTCGGGGCCGGCGCGGTGGTCGCCGGTGACACCGTCCGCACGGTGGTCTGGCCCGGGGCGACGGTACGCCCGGACGAGTCGCTGCACGACACGATCCGCGCCGGCGCCGATCTCACCGTCCCGGCCTAG
- a CDS encoding Lrp/AsnC ligand binding domain-containing protein, whose product MITAIVLIDCATDSIPEVAEALAALPGVSEVYSVAGHVDLIAVVRVREFEQIAKVIAGSISKVPGVINTESHIAFRAYSQHDLEEAFAIGLANAD is encoded by the coding sequence GTGATCACCGCCATCGTGTTGATCGACTGCGCCACCGACTCGATCCCCGAGGTGGCCGAGGCGTTGGCCGCCCTGCCCGGCGTCAGCGAGGTCTACTCGGTGGCCGGTCACGTCGACCTCATCGCCGTGGTCCGGGTCCGCGAGTTCGAGCAGATCGCCAAGGTGATCGCCGGCAGCATCTCCAAGGTGCCCGGTGTGATCAACACCGAGTCGCACATCGCCTTCCGGGCGTACTCGCAGCACGACTTGGAGGAGGCGTTCGCGATCGGCCTCGCCAACGCCGACTGA
- a CDS encoding heme-copper oxidase subunit III, producing the protein MTAAPAIDKSRIHSLTRPNMVSVGTIVWLSSELMFFAALFAMYFSIRAAAPEQWAEHTEHLNIPYATTFTVILVMSSVTCQLGVFAAEKGDVHALRRWFTITFVMGLIFVLGQLNEYRELVHEGIKINADGYGSMFYLTTGFHGLHVTGGLVAFVIFMIRTTMGRFTPAQATSAIVVSYYWHFVDVVWIGLYLMIYWLQ; encoded by the coding sequence GTGACTGCGGCCCCAGCCATTGACAAGAGCCGGATCCATTCTCTGACGCGCCCGAACATGGTCAGCGTCGGGACGATCGTCTGGCTCTCCAGTGAACTCATGTTCTTCGCGGCCCTGTTCGCGATGTACTTCTCCATCCGCGCGGCGGCGCCGGAGCAGTGGGCGGAGCACACCGAGCACCTGAACATCCCGTACGCGACCACCTTCACGGTGATCCTGGTGATGTCCTCGGTGACCTGTCAGCTCGGGGTGTTCGCCGCCGAGAAGGGCGACGTGCACGCGCTGCGGCGCTGGTTCACGATCACCTTCGTGATGGGCCTGATCTTCGTGCTCGGTCAGCTCAACGAGTACCGCGAGCTGGTCCACGAGGGCATCAAGATCAACGCGGACGGGTACGGCTCGATGTTCTACCTGACCACCGGGTTCCACGGCCTGCACGTGACCGGCGGTCTGGTCGCCTTCGTCATCTTCATGATCCGCACCACCATGGGCCGGTTCACTCCCGCCCAGGCCACGTCGGCCATCGTCGTGTCCTACTACTGGCACTTCGTCGACGTGGTGTGGATCGGGCTGTACCTCATGATCTACTGGCTCCAGTGA
- a CDS encoding cytochrome c oxidase subunit 4, giving the protein MRTEWKIFSIIAGFLLFATVLYGAWTAGETGRVEWVGTVALLLSFLLCAMCGGFFWFVARRIDLRPEDRADGEIADGAGEIGFFSPGSYWPFGLALAAAISGMGLVLWQFWLLGVGLVAVILASSGLLFEYYTGTRRTAEH; this is encoded by the coding sequence ATGCGTACCGAATGGAAGATCTTCTCCATCATCGCGGGTTTCCTGCTGTTCGCCACGGTCCTCTACGGCGCCTGGACGGCCGGTGAGACCGGCCGGGTCGAGTGGGTCGGCACGGTGGCCCTGCTGCTGTCGTTCCTGCTCTGCGCGATGTGCGGCGGCTTCTTCTGGTTCGTCGCCCGCCGGATCGACCTGCGTCCGGAGGACCGGGCCGACGGTGAGATCGCCGACGGCGCGGGCGAGATCGGCTTCTTCAGCCCGGGCAGCTACTGGCCGTTCGGCCTGGCGCTCGCGGCGGCCATCTCCGGCATGGGCCTGGTGCTGTGGCAGTTCTGGCTGCTGGGCGTCGGCCTGGTGGCGGTGATCCTCGCCTCCTCGGGCCTGCTGTTCGAGTACTACACCGGCACCCGGCGCACCGCCGAGCACTGA
- a CDS encoding DUF4142 domain-containing protein: MWGIKRLGVVAALTLTGLAPAAATAGQAAQPSTQDRQYLQAIHQVNLAEIVTGELAQEKGQNQQVKDLGAQFVTDHTQLDQTVQEVAKQVKVDLPAEPTADQQAVEDQLNNVSGAEFDREWVTAELAGHVQAIQATQTEIAQGSEQSVVQLAQDALPVLQTHYESLVALAEELGVPVPQASASGTPGPGGNGAPTPNPSVSPPTAPPGGPATTPAPGGTAPGGATPAPTAS; the protein is encoded by the coding sequence ATGTGGGGTATCAAGCGGCTCGGGGTGGTGGCCGCCCTGACGCTGACCGGGCTGGCGCCCGCCGCTGCCACGGCGGGCCAGGCGGCACAGCCGTCGACCCAGGACCGGCAGTACCTGCAGGCGATCCACCAGGTCAACCTGGCCGAGATCGTCACCGGTGAACTGGCCCAGGAGAAGGGCCAGAACCAGCAGGTCAAGGACCTCGGCGCGCAGTTCGTCACCGACCACACCCAACTCGACCAGACGGTGCAGGAGGTCGCGAAGCAGGTGAAGGTCGACCTGCCCGCCGAGCCGACCGCCGACCAGCAGGCCGTGGAGGACCAGCTCAACAACGTCAGCGGCGCGGAGTTCGACAGGGAATGGGTGACCGCCGAGCTGGCCGGGCACGTCCAGGCGATCCAGGCCACCCAGACCGAGATCGCCCAGGGCTCCGAGCAGTCGGTCGTCCAGCTCGCCCAGGACGCCCTGCCGGTGCTGCAGACGCACTACGAGTCACTGGTGGCCCTGGCCGAGGAGCTGGGCGTCCCGGTCCCGCAGGCCAGCGCCAGCGGCACACCCGGCCCGGGGGGCAACGGCGCCCCGACGCCGAACCCGTCGGTGAGCCCGCCCACCGCGCCGCCGGGTGGCCCGGCGACCACGCCGGCCCCGGGCGGCACCGCCCCGGGTGGCGCCACACCGGCGCCCACGGCCAGCTGA